CGACGAGCTCAAACAGCGGACGCTGCCGCGGATCGTCAGTGGCGATTTGCACGTGTGCTTCGGCGTGACGGAGCCCGGCGCCGGGCTCGACACCACCAAGATCGCCACCTTCGCGAAGCGGGAGGGCGACAAATACATCGTCAACGGCCGCAAGGTATGGATCTCCAAGGCGATGGAGTCCGAGAAGATCCTGCTGCTGACTCGGACCCAGAGGTTCGACGAGTCGCCCCGCAAGACCGACGGGATGACGCTTTTTCTCACCGATCTCGACCGAACGAAAATCGACATCCGACCGATCCGGAAGATGGGCCGCAATGCAGTCACGTCCACCGAACTGTTCATCGACAATCTCGAGGTGCCCATCGAAGATCGAGTCGGAGAGGAGGGCGAAGGGTTCCGGTACATCCTCGACGGTCTCAATCCCGAGCGCATGCTCGTCGCCGCCGAGGCGCTCGGTATCGGTCGAGCGGCGCTGCGAGCAGGCGTCACCTACGGCAACCAACGTGAGGTCTTCGGCCGCCAGATCGGTAAGAACCAAGGCGTCCAGTTTCCCCTGGCGGATTCATTGGCGCGCCTCGATGCGGCAGAGCTGACGTTGCGTAAAGCGACGTGGCTCTATGACAACGGGATGCCCTGCGCCCGCGAGGCGAATATCGCCAAGTATCTGTGTGCCGACGCCGGTTTCGAGGCCGCTGACCGTGCGCTGCAAACCCACGGCGGCATGGGGTACTCCGAGGAGTACCACGTGGCCAGGTACTTCCGGGAAGCGCGCCTGACCCGGATCGCACCAATCAGCCAGGAAATGATCCTCAACTACCTCGGATCGCATGTCCTCGGCCTACCGCGAAGCTACTGAACACTCCTCTCCCGGCCGCCCTGACGGCCGATCAATCCGCGAAAGGAACAGGCCGACATGGCTGGACTTTGGTTCGACGAGCTGACCATCGGTGACACATTCGACCACGCGATCCGACGCACGGTCACCGAGACCGACAATGTGTTGTTCACCGCGATGACCCACAATCCGGCTCAACTGCACCTCGATGAGAATCACATGGAGTCGTCGCATTTCGGGGCACGCATTGTCAACAGCGCTTTCACCCTCGGACTCATGGTGGGCATCTCGGTCGGAGACACAACCCTGGGTACCGCGGTCGCCAACCTCGGATGGGACGAAGTCCGCTTTCCCGCTCCGGTCTTCCACGGTGACACGATTCGAGTGACGACCGAGGTCATCGACCTGCGGGATTCGCGGTCACGCCCTGACCAAGGCATCGTGACTTTCTTGCACCGCGCGTTCAACCAGAACGACGTACTGGTGGCGTCGTGTAAACGGACCGGTCTGCAGCGGCGGCGGCCCCAATGACCGAGTCCGCAGCGCGGAGAACAGCACCCGATACGCCCCTACGATCACTTCTCTTCGTTCCCGGCGATGACGAGAAGAAGCTGGCGAAAGGTTTGAAATCGGACGCGGACGCGTTGATCATCGACCTCGAGGACTCGGTCAGCGCGAGACGCAAGGAGACCGCGCGCGGCATCACCTCAACACACCTGCAGCAATACGCCGGCTCCAACGGCCCGGCACTGTGGGTGCGGGTGAATCCATTGAGTACCTCACTCGCTCTGAATGACCTTGCCGCGGTGGTGCGCTACGGCCCCGCCGGGATCGTTCTCCCCAAAATCGACGGTCCTGAGGACCTCACCGCACTCACCCACCACCTCGATGCCCTCGAAGCGGCATATGGACTGCCTCGCGGATCGGTGAAGATCATCCCCGTGGTCACGGAGACCCCCGCCGCCGTACTACGGCTCCCCGAACTGGGGCGGTACGCAGGATTGGATCGCGTGTACGGATTCACCTGGGGCGCCGAGGACCTCAGTGCCTCGCTCGGAGCCACCACCAACCAGGGGCCCGACGGCCGATGGGCAGAAACGTATCGC
This genomic window from Mycolicibacterium goodii contains:
- a CDS encoding HpcH/HpaI aldolase/citrate lyase family protein; this encodes MKSDADALIIDLEDSVSARRKETARGITSTHLQQYAGSNGPALWVRVNPLSTSLALNDLAAVVRYGPAGIVLPKIDGPEDLTALTHHLDALEAAYGLPRGSVKIIPVVTETPAAVLRLPELGRYAGLDRVYGFTWGAEDLSASLGATTNQGPDGRWAETYRLARSATLLAAAAAGVHAIETLYANIGDLEGLAVDSRGSRAEGFTARIAIHPAQVGPINVAFTPSESELEHARRVVEAFSAGDTGVVALDGRMLDAPHLRQARHILSVGAQRQESKDKWP
- a CDS encoding MaoC family dehydratase, with protein sequence MAGLWFDELTIGDTFDHAIRRTVTETDNVLFTAMTHNPAQLHLDENHMESSHFGARIVNSAFTLGLMVGISVGDTTLGTAVANLGWDEVRFPAPVFHGDTIRVTTEVIDLRDSRSRPDQGIVTFLHRAFNQNDVLVASCKRTGLQRRRPQ
- a CDS encoding acyl-CoA dehydrogenase family protein — protein: MDFALTEDQATIRDAVAELAAKFDDQYWEEKDAAHEFPHEFYEAFASGGWLGITIPEEYGGHGYGITEASILLEQVAASGAGMNGASSMHLSIFGMHPVVVHGSDELKQRTLPRIVSGDLHVCFGVTEPGAGLDTTKIATFAKREGDKYIVNGRKVWISKAMESEKILLLTRTQRFDESPRKTDGMTLFLTDLDRTKIDIRPIRKMGRNAVTSTELFIDNLEVPIEDRVGEEGEGFRYILDGLNPERMLVAAEALGIGRAALRAGVTYGNQREVFGRQIGKNQGVQFPLADSLARLDAAELTLRKATWLYDNGMPCAREANIAKYLCADAGFEAADRALQTHGGMGYSEEYHVARYFREARLTRIAPISQEMILNYLGSHVLGLPRSY